One genomic region from Bradyrhizobium icense encodes:
- a CDS encoding SDR family NAD(P)-dependent oxidoreductase, producing the protein MKRLQGKRTVITQVGAFMGKDLMALFQSEGADVIAANRDLRLRDAAEALIGEAGEVDVLFANLAAEQPRTSALDTTDETFRAMYEAMVFPLHRLVRAVLPQMIERRRGKTVVIGSASGLKGMANYSAYGSARGTQLAYVQTWAQRSRGGRARQCNCSDLCREQNLRSRKLPEHWGVQGAHQRRADRTIGAWVGIGCIGLVPCRRRRGLFVGQVFPFSGGWITR; encoded by the coding sequence ATGAAGCGACTACAAGGCAAACGCACGGTCATTACTCAAGTTGGCGCGTTCATGGGAAAGGACTTGATGGCACTGTTCCAAAGCGAAGGCGCCGATGTCATTGCGGCTAACCGGGATCTTCGCCTGCGCGATGCCGCCGAGGCTTTGATCGGTGAAGCGGGCGAGGTCGATGTGTTGTTTGCGAATCTTGCCGCAGAGCAGCCCAGAACATCGGCGCTCGACACCACCGACGAGACGTTCCGAGCGATGTACGAGGCAATGGTCTTTCCCTTACATCGGTTGGTAAGAGCTGTCCTTCCGCAGATGATCGAACGCCGCCGGGGCAAGACCGTCGTAATTGGCAGTGCGTCGGGGCTGAAAGGAATGGCCAATTACTCGGCCTACGGCTCGGCGCGGGGCACGCAGCTTGCCTATGTCCAGACGTGGGCACAGAGGTCGCGCGGAGGACGTGCACGTCAATGCAATTGCTCAGACCTTTGTCGAGAACAAAACCTACGTTCCCGAAAATTACCAGAACACTGGGGAGTTCAAGGAGCGCATCAAAGGCGCGCCGATCGGACGATTGGCGCATGGGTGGGAATCGGCTGCATTGGCCTTGTTCCTTGCAGGCGACGAAGGGGACTTTTCGTCGGCCAGGTCTTCCCATTTTCGGGTGGCTGGATCACGCGATGA
- a CDS encoding DUF4865 family protein codes for MLVKHYLHRLPADYEMQRITSRARQRGAIWNDVPHLAFKAFMIQRQGQSGSVRNAYSSLYLWRRVDGLTDFILGDRFQNVITTFGRPEIDTWLPFYVRRGLSHHAKFATIEVSDVSLSTRLADLRQIEHERSHTTMMDDNLVISLAALDISRWRLARFSIFERLESLNEKQQLFSIAYFAAPELEALRTII; via the coding sequence ATGCTCGTCAAACATTACCTACATAGACTTCCAGCCGACTACGAGATGCAGCGAATTACGAGCCGCGCCCGCCAACGGGGCGCAATCTGGAACGATGTGCCTCATCTCGCGTTCAAGGCCTTCATGATTCAACGCCAAGGACAGAGCGGCTCGGTTCGCAATGCCTATTCTTCGCTGTACCTCTGGCGCCGAGTTGACGGACTGACTGATTTCATTCTCGGAGATCGATTTCAGAACGTTATCACCACGTTCGGGCGCCCCGAGATAGATACATGGTTGCCATTCTATGTCAGACGAGGGTTATCCCATCACGCAAAGTTCGCAACTATCGAGGTGTCTGACGTTAGTCTCAGCACCCGGCTTGCCGACCTACGCCAGATCGAGCACGAGCGAAGCCACACAACTATGATGGACGATAACTTGGTCATCAGCTTAGCGGCCCTCGACATCAGTAGGTGGCGCCTTGCCCGATTTAGCATCTTTGAGAGGCTCGAAAGTCTGAACGAGAAACAACAGCTGTTCAGCATTGCTTATTTTGCAGCACCCGAGCTGGAAGCGCTGAGAACTATCATTTGA
- a CDS encoding PhzF family phenazine biosynthesis protein, giving the protein MREYAFHTVDVFTQSRFGGNPLAVFPDARGLDATTMQLLAAEMNYSETTFVLPPDNPAHTARVRIFNRVAEMPFAGHPNVGTAFVLARLGLGTGPVLLFEEIAGLVEVRLTREGYSEIDAPQPLKLIGELPVEAIAACLSVDPKKIATRAHAPVRASVGLEFVLVEVESGALAVSAPDIGAFRRCANAIPNLGERLSIFLYARDGFNIRARMFAPLSGTWEDPATGSANATLAALLLSLNGGERLAYHAVQGSEMGRRSELSLRAWRARDGIRASVGGSCIPVFSGTVKL; this is encoded by the coding sequence TTGCGCGAGTATGCGTTCCACACCGTTGATGTCTTCACCCAAAGCCGGTTCGGCGGAAATCCTCTGGCCGTGTTCCCCGATGCACGGGGCCTCGATGCCACGACGATGCAGTTGCTGGCAGCCGAGATGAACTACAGCGAAACGACGTTCGTCCTTCCACCCGACAATCCCGCGCATACCGCACGGGTACGCATCTTCAATCGCGTGGCCGAAATGCCCTTCGCCGGACATCCTAATGTGGGCACGGCGTTCGTTCTGGCGCGCCTCGGCCTCGGGACTGGGCCCGTGTTGCTATTTGAAGAAATAGCGGGCCTCGTCGAAGTTCGCCTTACACGTGAGGGGTACTCCGAGATCGACGCGCCTCAGCCACTGAAACTGATTGGGGAGCTGCCTGTTGAGGCGATCGCAGCTTGCCTCTCCGTCGATCCTAAGAAGATTGCGACGCGCGCACACGCCCCCGTGCGCGCCTCTGTCGGCCTCGAATTCGTACTTGTCGAGGTTGAATCAGGGGCGCTTGCCGTCTCTGCGCCGGATATCGGTGCATTTCGACGCTGCGCCAATGCCATACCCAACCTCGGGGAGAGGCTTTCGATCTTTCTCTATGCTCGCGACGGTTTCAACATCCGCGCGCGGATGTTCGCGCCCCTTTCGGGTACATGGGAAGACCCTGCAACTGGCAGCGCAAATGCGACGTTAGCTGCGCTACTATTATCACTAAACGGGGGAGAGCGTCTGGCATACCACGCGGTACAGGGGTCCGAGATGGGGCGGCGCAGCGAACTCTCGCTGCGAGCTTGGCGAGCACGAGATGGGATTCGCGCTAGTGTGGGTGGTAGCTGCATCCCCGTTTTCAGTGGAACCGTTAAACTGTAA
- a CDS encoding winged helix-turn-helix transcriptional regulator, with the protein MRRTSLSGSPCPVARALDAIGDWWSLLIIRDAFDGVRRFNDFQKSLGVSRGILTTRLQALVALRILRCAPASDGSAYLEYILTQKGLDLFPVVVTLRQWGEGHCFGRGEQHSVLVENETGRPVGRVEVRSEDGQLLAASGTSVKKLRIAPLAIKRSKGPARLRVD; encoded by the coding sequence GTGAGAAGAACTAGCCTAAGCGGTTCGCCCTGCCCTGTTGCGCGGGCGCTCGACGCGATCGGCGATTGGTGGTCCCTGCTGATCATCAGGGATGCATTCGATGGGGTTCGTCGTTTCAACGACTTTCAGAAATCCCTCGGTGTATCGAGAGGTATACTAACAACTCGCCTTCAGGCCCTGGTTGCGCTTAGAATTCTTCGATGTGCTCCGGCGTCGGATGGTTCCGCCTACCTGGAGTATATTCTTACACAAAAGGGATTGGATCTTTTTCCCGTAGTCGTCACCCTAAGGCAATGGGGCGAAGGTCATTGCTTTGGTCGCGGAGAACAACATTCGGTGCTTGTTGAAAACGAAACTGGTCGTCCGGTCGGAAGGGTAGAGGTTCGATCGGAGGACGGCCAGCTATTAGCCGCCTCCGGAACATCCGTTAAAAAGCTGCGCATTGCGCCATTGGCGATCAAACGTAGTAAAGGCCCAGCGCGCTTAAGAGTCGACTGA
- a CDS encoding MFS transporter has translation MRRTFISKEDRRRSDAEVRENSAQPSRGLIFLLALTCALSVANVYFAHPLLDVIAGDLGLARSDAGLVVTLTQTGYALGLILLVPLGDLLEPRRLIVGLATASSVVLAVAASAPTAPLFLGAMAIVGLLAVLVQVVIAFAVSLARPDERGNIVGTVTSGVVIGILLARTVSGVLGDLHGWRSVYYGSAALMLLLAALLMRALPSAMERRQTGSYWQLLKSIVPLLREEPLLRTRALFALLIFAALNVLWAPLSLFLSAPPFAYSHTAVGLFGLVGIAGVLGARRAGQWADQNRGQFTTLGALVLMLIAWFLIAMAGLSIWALIGGVIVLNLAIQAVHVTNQALIFRIQPEAHSRRVGCYMVFYSIGSATGAFASTTAFEHAGWRGVCALGIGISITAMILLAATWKSAR, from the coding sequence ATGAGACGTACTTTTATCTCGAAGGAAGATCGTCGTCGCTCGGATGCCGAAGTCCGCGAGAATAGTGCGCAGCCCTCGCGGGGCCTGATTTTCCTTCTTGCGCTAACCTGCGCCCTGAGCGTCGCTAATGTCTACTTTGCGCACCCGCTGCTAGACGTCATCGCAGGCGACCTAGGACTCGCACGTTCCGATGCTGGCCTGGTGGTTACGTTGACGCAGACCGGTTACGCTCTAGGTCTCATCCTGCTTGTTCCGCTTGGTGATCTACTCGAACCACGAAGACTGATTGTCGGACTAGCCACCGCATCTTCAGTAGTTCTGGCGGTCGCCGCGTCAGCTCCGACAGCTCCTTTGTTTTTGGGTGCGATGGCCATCGTTGGCTTGCTAGCGGTTCTCGTTCAGGTCGTGATTGCTTTCGCAGTAAGCCTGGCGCGGCCAGACGAGCGGGGGAATATTGTCGGTACAGTTACAAGTGGTGTGGTCATCGGTATCTTACTCGCGCGCACCGTCTCTGGAGTTTTGGGGGATCTTCATGGCTGGCGCTCGGTTTACTACGGTTCGGCCGCCCTCATGCTGCTCTTGGCCGCGCTTCTGATGCGGGCACTCCCATCCGCGATGGAGAGGCGGCAAACGGGATCATATTGGCAGCTTCTTAAGTCGATCGTACCTCTCCTCCGTGAAGAGCCCCTCCTTCGAACACGCGCGTTGTTTGCATTACTGATTTTCGCAGCGCTCAACGTGCTATGGGCACCTTTGTCGCTATTTCTCAGTGCGCCACCATTCGCATATTCTCACACTGCTGTAGGATTGTTTGGCCTAGTTGGAATCGCCGGCGTACTTGGCGCGAGACGTGCGGGCCAATGGGCTGACCAGAACCGCGGCCAGTTCACAACGTTGGGCGCTCTTGTGCTGATGCTCATAGCCTGGTTCTTGATTGCTATGGCTGGTCTCTCGATATGGGCGCTGATCGGGGGCGTGATAGTTCTCAATCTAGCGATTCAGGCGGTGCATGTCACCAATCAGGCTTTGATTTTCCGTATTCAGCCGGAAGCGCATAGCCGACGCGTCGGCTGCTACATGGTGTTTTACTCGATTGGCAGCGCGACAGGGGCTTTCGCATCGACAACCGCTTTCGAGCATGCGGGTTGGCGCGGCGTTTGTGCATTGGGCATTGGAATCAGCATTACGGCCATGATTCTACTTGCTGCGACGTGGAAATCGGCAAGGTAA
- a CDS encoding biotin transporter BioY: protein MLIMKTLELQVLKSVARSRATSCAVAEWKAIQLTSRERGELGPFFVLSTGLRLGWVPGAFPIGIVRHYFTHALLLAALVTTITGVAFVHGRRIVGAIRMDAHRAMLTTALCLRGDLVKAFAVALPAKDAEQTYWVELRHRK, encoded by the coding sequence GTGCTGATCATGAAAACTCTTGAGCTACAGGTCTTGAAATCCGTCGCACGAAGCCGCGCGACCAGTTGCGCTGTTGCCGAATGGAAAGCGATTCAGCTCACCTCGCGTGAGCGAGGCGAGCTCGGGCCCTTCTTCGTGCTCTCCACTGGACTTCGGTTGGGGTGGGTGCCGGGTGCATTCCCCATTGGGATCGTCAGGCACTACTTCACCCATGCGCTACTGCTTGCCGCCCTCGTGACTACAATTACTGGCGTAGCCTTCGTTCATGGCCGACGTATCGTCGGTGCCATTCGCATGGACGCGCATCGAGCGATGCTGACGACCGCCCTATGCTTGCGGGGCGATCTGGTGAAAGCGTTCGCCGTGGCCTTGCCGGCCAAGGACGCTGAACAGACCTACTGGGTCGAGCTAAGGCATCGCAAGTGA
- a CDS encoding AMP-binding protein codes for MSITASLSYHAGRTPNCHALVFEEQRISWRDLDREINRLAGFIAGATPRGGGVALHLPTSPALALLFLAIARAGREALVLDPDSPAATSRAILAQLSPALIVSFDARFAGETIVLADPLLPFAQVASVLGAPTDPGLVCEPDALTPFYVGFTSGSTGFPKGYRRHHRSWTESFRHDAIEFGITADDVILAPGTLTHSLFLYALVHGLNVGARVILCRRFRPDATARLIESEQATVLYGVPTQLQTTIKAAGVVPLASMRWILSSGAKWPVGEREALRCLFPNARFAEFYGASETSFMTVAKADEGSPVTSVGRAFSGAVVTIRDRAGRCLPAEKAGYVFVESPFLFMNYACGEASDLLRHGDAMSVGDIGFLDSQDFLHLVGRASRKIVTSGKNVYPEEIERVLERHPGIAFAAVLGAPDSSRGERLVALVHLRADVSLAASQLISHLRDVLPLYKVPRVYANVPDWPLTRSGKTDFNGLHQAWMAGAITQRLL; via the coding sequence GTGAGCATCACAGCATCGCTGTCCTATCACGCTGGGCGGACGCCGAATTGCCATGCGCTCGTGTTCGAGGAGCAGCGAATATCCTGGCGGGATCTCGACCGCGAAATCAACCGGCTGGCAGGCTTCATTGCCGGCGCGACCCCTAGAGGCGGCGGCGTCGCGCTTCATCTGCCGACCAGTCCCGCGCTCGCACTGTTGTTTCTTGCCATCGCGCGGGCCGGGCGGGAAGCGCTGGTGCTGGACCCGGACTCGCCGGCTGCGACGAGCCGAGCGATCCTGGCGCAGCTATCGCCTGCTCTGATTGTCAGTTTCGACGCCCGCTTTGCAGGCGAGACGATCGTCCTTGCCGATCCGCTGCTCCCCTTCGCTCAGGTTGCGTCGGTGCTCGGTGCCCCGACCGACCCGGGCCTAGTATGCGAGCCTGATGCCCTGACGCCGTTCTACGTAGGCTTCACCTCCGGATCGACTGGCTTTCCCAAAGGCTACCGCCGCCACCATCGGTCTTGGACAGAAAGTTTCCGCCATGATGCAATCGAATTTGGGATCACAGCAGACGATGTGATCCTCGCACCCGGAACACTGACCCATTCGCTTTTCCTCTATGCTCTGGTTCACGGGCTCAATGTCGGCGCCCGCGTCATTCTCTGCCGGCGGTTTAGGCCTGACGCGACCGCGCGGCTTATCGAAAGCGAGCAAGCCACAGTACTGTATGGCGTGCCGACTCAGCTGCAAACGACGATCAAAGCAGCCGGCGTTGTTCCGCTCGCTTCCATGCGTTGGATCTTATCGTCGGGAGCAAAGTGGCCGGTCGGCGAGCGCGAAGCGCTGCGGTGCTTGTTTCCCAATGCCCGGTTTGCCGAGTTCTATGGTGCGTCGGAGACGAGTTTCATGACGGTGGCGAAAGCCGACGAAGGCAGTCCCGTGACATCGGTTGGCCGTGCCTTCTCGGGCGCCGTGGTCACAATCCGGGATCGCGCGGGTCGCTGCCTACCGGCCGAAAAGGCGGGCTATGTGTTTGTCGAGAGTCCATTTCTGTTCATGAACTACGCATGTGGAGAAGCATCCGATCTACTACGTCACGGGGATGCAATGTCCGTTGGCGACATCGGCTTTCTCGATTCCCAGGACTTCCTGCATTTGGTTGGCCGGGCCAGCCGGAAGATCGTGACCTCCGGCAAAAACGTTTACCCGGAGGAGATCGAACGGGTACTCGAGCGTCACCCCGGGATAGCGTTCGCGGCCGTGCTAGGTGCCCCTGACTCGAGTCGCGGCGAACGGCTGGTGGCGCTTGTCCATTTGCGCGCAGACGTATCCCTTGCCGCCTCGCAACTCATCTCTCACCTGCGAGATGTGTTACCCTTGTATAAGGTGCCGCGCGTCTATGCGAACGTGCCGGATTGGCCGCTGACGCGATCCGGGAAAACCGATTTCAATGGACTCCACCAAGCCTGGATGGCAGGCGCAATCACGCAGAGGCTGCTATGA
- a CDS encoding thiolase family protein — protein sequence MSAVFIAAARRTTVGPRGGVFAKVEGAELAEACIRVVLGDVGLSPSNLDEVILGNTLYGGGNPARVAALKAGIPAAVPASTIDTQCCAGLDAILLATARIKAGEADAIVAGGVESFSRAPIRSRRPLLPHEDAQPYDRPPFTPWPERDPDMIPAAAMLAAELNITRRDQEVFAIESHRKALAHGASMAEFVPVCGQTGDPFARRLTAGLCGRLPVLAGSPTHGVTAATVAVEADAAAVVLLASARALASIRHPARLIRIAGGERTGGDPERPGLAPIEAARAVLDRAGLSASSVSVAEIMEAFAVQAVACIRALDLDPMCVNPGGGALARGHPIGASGAITAVRVWHEMQTMDKGAVGLAAIAAAGGLGSAVLLQTE from the coding sequence ATGAGCGCGGTGTTCATCGCCGCCGCACGCCGCACAACGGTGGGCCCCCGTGGTGGTGTCTTCGCCAAGGTCGAGGGGGCCGAACTGGCCGAAGCATGCATTCGGGTGGTGCTCGGCGATGTCGGCCTTTCACCGTCAAACCTTGACGAAGTGATCCTGGGCAACACGCTTTATGGCGGCGGCAATCCCGCTCGCGTGGCGGCATTGAAGGCCGGGATACCTGCGGCGGTGCCGGCAAGTACGATCGACACGCAATGTTGTGCTGGGCTCGATGCGATCCTGCTGGCTACGGCGCGCATTAAGGCCGGAGAAGCCGACGCGATCGTCGCAGGCGGCGTCGAAAGCTTCAGCCGGGCCCCGATCCGCTCCCGCCGTCCGCTCCTTCCTCATGAGGACGCGCAACCTTACGACAGGCCGCCGTTCACGCCGTGGCCGGAACGAGACCCGGACATGATCCCGGCGGCCGCGATGCTCGCAGCAGAATTGAACATAACCCGTCGTGACCAAGAGGTCTTCGCGATCGAAAGCCACCGCAAAGCATTGGCGCACGGCGCCTCGATGGCGGAATTCGTTCCTGTTTGCGGACAAACGGGCGATCCTTTTGCCCGCCGTCTCACCGCCGGGCTATGCGGGCGCCTTCCCGTTCTTGCGGGGAGTCCAACCCATGGCGTGACCGCAGCGACTGTGGCGGTGGAGGCCGATGCGGCCGCTGTAGTCCTGTTAGCGTCCGCGCGAGCGCTGGCGTCCATTCGTCATCCCGCCCGGCTCATCCGTATCGCCGGTGGCGAGCGGACGGGCGGTGATCCCGAACGCCCGGGGCTGGCGCCGATCGAGGCGGCGCGAGCAGTCTTGGATCGTGCGGGACTGTCCGCATCCTCTGTTTCGGTTGCAGAGATCATGGAGGCCTTCGCCGTTCAAGCCGTCGCCTGCATTCGCGCGCTCGATCTCGACCCTATGTGCGTTAATCCTGGCGGCGGCGCTCTTGCGCGAGGGCACCCTATCGGCGCATCCGGAGCGATCACCGCAGTGCGCGTGTGGCATGAAATGCAGACGATGGACAAGGGGGCGGTCGGACTTGCTGCGATCGCCGCGGCGGGCGGGCTAGGGTCCGCGGTGCTGCTTCAGACTGAATAA